In Spirochaetales bacterium, a single window of DNA contains:
- a CDS encoding DinB family protein, with the protein MMDYKRHVDQLEKNSGIVADLAANFSSEQAAFRPAKTRWTVLETVNHLIDIETMDFRYVFELILFHPADSWPKFSIETLRTAGKYNERDLSTSVRNFIRERKKSVAWLRKLGNPDLNALHSGKGFTGEKMRAGDVLVSWVAHDLYHIRQLSLLYWNILNEWGKPFSPKYSGFKQ; encoded by the coding sequence ATGATGGATTACAAGCGTCATGTCGATCAGCTCGAAAAAAACAGCGGGATCGTCGCGGACCTGGCCGCGAATTTTTCCAGTGAACAGGCCGCCTTCAGGCCGGCCAAAACCAGATGGACGGTGCTTGAAACCGTGAATCATCTCATCGATATCGAAACCATGGATTTCCGGTATGTCTTCGAGCTGATCCTGTTTCATCCCGCAGACAGCTGGCCGAAATTCAGTATCGAGACGTTACGGACCGCGGGGAAATACAATGAGCGGGACCTTTCAACCTCCGTCCGGAATTTCATCCGCGAACGGAAGAAATCGGTCGCGTGGCTCAGGAAACTCGGCAATCCGGACCTCAACGCCCTTCATTCGGGAAAGGGTTTCACGGGCGAAAAGATGAGGGCGGGGGATGTCCTTGTCTCATGGGTGGCCCACGACCTTTATCATATCAGGCAGCTTTCGCTTTTGTACTGGAATATTCTGAACGAGTGGGGAAAACCCTTTTCACCCAAGTATTCCGGATTCAAACAATAG